From one Erythrobacter sp. HKB08 genomic stretch:
- the typA gene encoding translational GTPase TypA produces MSADLRNVAIIAHVDHGKTTLVDQLFRQSGTFRENQRIDERAMDSNDLEKERGITILAKCTSVEWNGTRINIVDTPGHADFGAEVERILSMVDGVILLVDSAEGAMPQTKFVTGKALALGLRPIVVVNKIDRPDGRPQEVLDEVFDLFVSLDADDDQLDFPVLYASGRDGYAGEEDSVREGDLNPLFQRIVDHVPPPGLDTTGKFTFLATLLDRDNFMGRVLTGRVQSGTIKINDPIHALDRDGKVIETGRATKLMSFRGLERVPVESAQAGDIIALAGLEKATVANTLADPSVTTPIEAQPIDPPTLAMRFSVNDSPLAGREGSKVTSRLIRDRLFREAETNVAIRITESADKDSFEVAGRGELQLGVLIETMRREGFELGISRPRVLYREEDGQRMEPYETVVIDVDDEHSGTVVEKMQRRKAELTEMRPSGMGKTRITFSAPSRGLIGYHGEFLSDTRGTGIMNRLFEKYGPYKGPIEGRINGVLISNASGEATAYALFALEDRGELFIGGGAKIYEGMIIGENAKPEDLEVNPLKSKQLTNFRSSGKDDAIKLTPPRVMTLEQAIAYIDDDEMVEVTPESIRLRKAILCPHERKKAKRKSAE; encoded by the coding sequence ATGTCCGCAGACCTGCGCAACGTGGCGATCATCGCCCACGTCGACCATGGCAAGACCACCCTTGTCGACCAGCTTTTCCGCCAGTCCGGCACGTTCCGCGAGAACCAGCGGATCGACGAGCGCGCGATGGATTCCAACGACCTGGAAAAAGAGCGCGGGATCACGATTCTCGCCAAGTGCACCAGCGTCGAATGGAACGGCACGCGGATCAACATCGTCGACACCCCGGGCCACGCCGACTTCGGCGCCGAGGTCGAGCGCATCCTCTCCATGGTCGACGGCGTCATCCTGCTGGTCGACAGCGCTGAAGGCGCGATGCCGCAGACCAAGTTCGTGACTGGCAAGGCGCTTGCCCTCGGCCTGCGCCCGATCGTCGTCGTCAACAAGATCGACCGTCCGGACGGCCGTCCGCAGGAAGTCCTCGACGAAGTCTTCGACCTGTTCGTTTCGCTCGACGCGGACGACGACCAGCTCGATTTCCCGGTGCTCTATGCCTCGGGCCGCGACGGCTATGCGGGCGAGGAAGACAGCGTGCGTGAAGGCGACCTCAACCCGCTCTTCCAGCGCATCGTCGACCACGTGCCGCCCCCCGGCCTCGACACCACCGGCAAGTTCACCTTCCTTGCCACTCTGCTCGACCGCGACAACTTCATGGGCCGCGTGCTGACCGGCCGCGTCCAGTCGGGCACGATCAAGATCAACGACCCGATCCACGCGCTCGACCGCGACGGCAAGGTCATCGAGACGGGCCGCGCGACCAAGCTGATGAGCTTCCGCGGCCTCGAGCGCGTTCCGGTGGAAAGCGCACAGGCGGGCGACATCATCGCGCTCGCGGGTCTCGAGAAGGCAACCGTCGCCAACACGCTGGCCGATCCGTCGGTCACCACCCCGATCGAAGCCCAGCCGATCGATCCGCCGACGCTCGCCATGCGCTTCAGCGTCAACGACAGCCCGCTCGCCGGGCGCGAGGGCAGCAAGGTTACGAGCCGCCTCATCCGCGACCGCCTGTTCCGTGAAGCGGAAACCAATGTCGCCATCCGCATCACCGAGAGCGCCGACAAGGACAGCTTCGAAGTGGCGGGCCGCGGCGAATTGCAGCTCGGCGTCCTCATCGAGACGATGCGCCGCGAAGGCTTCGAGCTGGGCATCAGCCGTCCGCGCGTGCTCTATCGCGAGGAAGACGGCCAGCGCATGGAGCCGTACGAGACCGTCGTGATCGATGTCGACGACGAACACTCGGGCACGGTCGTGGAGAAGATGCAGCGCCGCAAGGCCGAGCTTACCGAGATGCGCCCCTCGGGCATGGGCAAGACCCGCATCACCTTCAGCGCCCCCTCGCGCGGCCTCATCGGCTACCACGGCGAGTTCCTGTCCGACACGCGCGGCACGGGCATCATGAACCGCCTGTTCGAGAAGTACGGCCCCTACAAGGGCCCGATCGAAGGCCGCATCAACGGCGTGCTGATCTCCAATGCCAGCGGCGAAGCGACCGCCTATGCGCTCTTCGCCCTCGAAGACCGCGGCGAGCTGTTCATCGGCGGCGGCGCGAAGATCTACGAAGGCATGATCATCGGCGAGAACGCCAAGCCGGAAGACCTCGAGGTCAACCCGCTCAAGTCGAAGCAGCTGACCAACTTCCGTTCGAGCGGCAAGGACGATGCGATCAAGCTGACTCCGCCCCGCGTCATGACGCTGGAGCAGGCGATCGCCTACATCGACGACGACGAAATGGTTGAAGTCACGCCGGAAAGCATTCGCCTGCGCAAGGCGATCCTCTGCCCGCACGAGCGCAAGAAGGCGAAGCGCAAGTCGGCGGAATAA
- a CDS encoding response regulator, protein MADVMIVDDEALVLLDLTVTIEEMGHDVVCDSTNIEDAFACMEQGVPDVALLDIDVGGTPVWPLAREVKNRGCPIIFISANRNHQELRGEFADSRYIDKPASPSDISSALDCALSASSRRQSA, encoded by the coding sequence ATGGCGGATGTCATGATCGTGGACGACGAGGCCCTCGTGCTTCTCGACCTAACGGTGACAATCGAAGAAATGGGCCACGATGTTGTGTGCGACAGCACCAATATCGAGGACGCTTTCGCGTGCATGGAACAGGGCGTGCCGGACGTGGCATTGCTCGATATCGACGTTGGCGGGACCCCGGTGTGGCCGCTGGCGCGCGAGGTGAAGAACCGCGGTTGCCCGATCATCTTCATCAGCGCCAACCGGAACCACCAGGAACTCAGGGGCGAGTTCGCCGACAGCCGCTATATCGACAAGCCGGCCTCGCCCTCAGACATTTCCAGCGCGCTCGATTGCGCGCTTTCCGCGAGCAGCCGTCGTCAGTCCGCCTGA
- the putP gene encoding sodium/proline symporter PutP, with product MQTGTLISLALYFILMLGIGLYAWRKSTEDSEGYLLGGRNLHPAVAALSAGASDMSGWLLLGLPGALYAAGLVEAWIGIGLFIGALVNWIVVAPRLREQTVTYGNALTIPEFLANRFPSRAVALRVVSAIVIVVFFSVYTAAGLVGGGKLFETSFAPMVAGWGDPYMAGLWITAGVVLAYTMVGGFLAVSLTDFVQGCIMVVALVLMPLLVMFGEGGASGESIAAVPQQGFLSLTYGLTAIGFLSAVTWGLGYFGQPHIIVRFMAIKNVEAVKTARNIGMAWMGVALLGALGVGLAGRAYVERNGIVVDDPETIFIVLADLLFHPLITGFLLAALLAAIMSTISSQLLVASSSLTEDFYRLFLRKNCSEREAVNVGRICVLLVALGAIAIASDPDSQVLGLVSNAWAGFGAAFGPLIILSLTWDRMTGSGALAGLVVGAGTVMAWIALGWNGEFLGGPGVYEIIPGFIAAWLAIVLVSRFTAEDTPAEA from the coding sequence ATGCAAACAGGAACACTGATTTCACTCGCGCTCTATTTCATCCTGATGCTCGGCATCGGGCTCTATGCCTGGCGCAAGTCGACCGAGGATAGCGAAGGCTACCTGCTCGGCGGGCGCAATCTCCACCCCGCGGTCGCGGCGCTGTCGGCCGGTGCGTCGGACATGTCGGGCTGGCTCCTCCTCGGCCTGCCGGGCGCTCTTTATGCCGCAGGTCTCGTCGAGGCATGGATCGGCATCGGCCTGTTCATCGGCGCGCTGGTCAACTGGATCGTCGTCGCCCCGCGCCTTCGCGAGCAGACGGTGACCTACGGCAATGCGCTCACCATCCCGGAATTCCTCGCGAACCGCTTTCCCAGCCGGGCCGTCGCTCTGCGCGTCGTGTCGGCCATCGTCATCGTCGTGTTCTTCTCTGTCTATACGGCAGCCGGTCTGGTCGGCGGCGGCAAGCTGTTCGAGACGAGTTTCGCGCCGATGGTCGCCGGTTGGGGCGATCCCTACATGGCCGGCCTCTGGATCACGGCGGGCGTCGTCCTTGCCTACACCATGGTCGGCGGCTTCCTCGCCGTCAGCCTGACCGATTTCGTCCAGGGCTGCATCATGGTCGTCGCGCTGGTGCTGATGCCGCTGTTGGTCATGTTCGGCGAAGGCGGCGCTTCGGGCGAGAGCATCGCAGCCGTACCGCAGCAAGGGTTCCTGAGCCTGACCTACGGTCTGACCGCGATCGGCTTCCTGAGCGCGGTGACGTGGGGCCTCGGCTATTTCGGCCAGCCGCACATCATCGTGCGCTTCATGGCGATCAAGAACGTCGAGGCGGTGAAGACTGCGCGCAACATCGGCATGGCGTGGATGGGTGTCGCGCTGCTCGGCGCGCTCGGTGTCGGCCTTGCCGGACGCGCCTATGTCGAGCGCAACGGCATCGTGGTGGACGACCCGGAAACAATCTTCATCGTGCTTGCCGATCTGCTGTTCCACCCGCTCATCACCGGCTTCCTGCTCGCCGCCCTGCTCGCCGCGATCATGAGCACGATCTCCTCGCAGCTGCTCGTCGCCTCGAGCTCGCTGACCGAGGATTTCTACCGCCTGTTCCTGCGCAAGAACTGCTCTGAGCGCGAGGCGGTAAACGTCGGCCGGATCTGCGTACTGCTGGTCGCGCTCGGCGCCATTGCCATCGCATCCGATCCGGACAGCCAGGTTCTTGGCCTCGTGTCCAATGCATGGGCCGGCTTCGGCGCGGCATTCGGCCCGCTTATTATCCTCTCGCTCACTTGGGACCGGATGACCGGCTCGGGCGCGCTGGCGGGGCTCGTGGTCGGCGCGGGAACGGTCATGGCGTGGATTGCATTGGGCTGGAATGGGGAGTTCCTCGGCGGTCCGGGCGTCTACGAAATCATTCCGGGCTTCATTGCTGCATGGCTTGCGATTGTGCTTGTGAGCCGCTTTACCGCAGAGGATACGCCCGCAGAGGCTTGA
- a CDS encoding PAS domain-containing protein has translation MKSVFLFAWRRRVTGCTARGHIMQGFRPGFRRISDWFCECRTERLTFPIVTRYFDQTVLPEALGALLQRSGVSLSIADFTSDDCPLVGVNEAFCKLSGYEPEEILGRNCRFLQPEGGAGPVRERMRNFLTDEKAKDGKFLIPNVTKDGDRFLNLVYMSKLTRNGEVSLVLGSQFAVDLKAPERGDLYDRALQADLRQLNLLITEHNWTVLGSFEALASSHSIIAQARME, from the coding sequence GTGAAATCAGTGTTCCTGTTTGCATGGCGCAGGCGGGTAACAGGCTGCACGGCTCGTGGCCACATCATGCAGGGATTTAGGCCCGGCTTCCGGCGCATATCCGATTGGTTTTGCGAGTGTCGCACCGAGCGGCTAACTTTCCCGATCGTGACTCGGTATTTCGATCAAACCGTCCTGCCTGAAGCACTTGGCGCGCTGCTCCAGCGCAGCGGCGTGTCGCTGTCGATTGCCGACTTCACCAGCGACGATTGCCCGCTGGTCGGGGTGAACGAGGCCTTCTGCAAACTTTCCGGTTACGAGCCGGAAGAAATCCTCGGACGCAACTGCCGCTTTCTCCAGCCCGAGGGCGGAGCGGGCCCGGTGCGCGAACGGATGAGAAATTTCCTGACCGACGAGAAGGCCAAGGACGGGAAGTTCCTCATTCCCAACGTCACCAAGGATGGAGACCGGTTTCTCAATCTCGTTTACATGTCGAAACTCACGCGGAACGGTGAAGTCTCGCTCGTCCTGGGCTCGCAATTCGCCGTGGACCTGAAGGCTCCGGAGAGGGGCGATTTGTACGATCGCGCGCTCCAGGCTGACCTGCGGCAACTGAACCTCTTGATAACCGAGCACAATTGGACTGTATTAGGCAGCTTCGAGGCCTTGGCTTCGAGTCATTCGATCATCGCGCAAGCGCGCATGGAATGA
- a CDS encoding CheR family methyltransferase, giving the protein MSGEGFPIIGIGASAGGLEAIRSLFGGHKGKTGMAFVVVQHLDPTHESLMAQLIERYTSMPVSQATGGEKVVPDHVYVIPPGHGLALEDGSLELTEFKDPRGMRRPIDDFFESLAEDRDGNAACVILSGTGADGSRGLRAIKEHGGLCIAQDPESAAYDGMPTAAISTGLVDVIASPAEMIDALKSFFERAPLHENFLNESGELTDHLEDLCSIVRDTSGHDFSRYKKSTLLRRIARRMQLLGVDRPADYLSRLREDESECSALFQDLLINVTRFFRDREQFEALNELVIEPLVAQSKDQDELRVWVPGCSSGEEAYTIAMLFAAAARRQRKNPYVQIFATDIDEKMLEIARSATYPLAALEDIPIPMRDHYTVGGTDRFTIAAHIRDMVRFSQHNVVRDPPFSKIDLISCRNVLIYFNESLQKSIIPLFHFSLGDDGRLFLGSSEAIGRFEDLFEVIDQTSRIFRRKDVQSRYSLQLAGDTRKPHKRLGAPAGEERRPRANSAEIMALQLVARRYAPVSLLVDKEGMLLERWGAAGRYLDFPERLERNVHVPSLARPGLRELIAPLIRKVSQSQRRAGANDVQIRTDFGTLGARVICEPLEEGSFLLVIEDTSPLEVGETDFDEFDMEDGQTQFLEEELQATRHRLRSTIEELETTNEELKSSNEEMMSMNEELQSTNEELTTVNDELKNKVDQLTVANADLKNFFDSTQLPVLVVDGDLRLRSYTEAATELFQVDQTHIGEMLGDLPNQLAGGEYIEVAARASRRGENQNARVTLVKDQAEYMLRAVPYRQLDDKIDGATLVFTNVTEALSLERDLKQERERLRLALDVAKIGVWEYEPATDITVLDEMERTLLNIKDDDAGDRMEPILAALPPEDRDRVNLSLRRAMDGERDFDEVFRVPLDDGGLRWLHGLGRLIEAYGIRKFIGVTFDISAERSALEQRELMIREMNHRVKNLFSVISAMVSIAARDADDIQDFAEQLRGRIFALGRSHSLTTSGADGDGGTVSLRSLIETVVLPSKSSQTVDLKGDSVVIPNSQITSLALILHEWATNSTKYGAFANENGKLEVEWSQSGDSIVLDWAEKGRADVDESQNKAGFGTRLVSTATRQLNGTMTTDQADDTYCMKLTFPLAQAD; this is encoded by the coding sequence ATGTCGGGGGAGGGGTTCCCGATCATCGGGATAGGTGCGTCTGCGGGCGGGCTGGAGGCGATCCGTTCGCTGTTCGGCGGCCACAAGGGCAAGACCGGCATGGCCTTCGTCGTGGTCCAGCATCTCGACCCGACGCACGAATCCCTCATGGCCCAGCTGATCGAGCGCTACACCAGCATGCCCGTCTCGCAGGCGACCGGCGGCGAGAAGGTCGTTCCCGACCACGTCTATGTCATCCCGCCCGGCCACGGCCTTGCGCTTGAAGACGGCTCGCTCGAACTGACCGAGTTCAAGGACCCGCGCGGGATGCGCCGTCCGATCGACGATTTCTTCGAGAGCCTGGCGGAAGACCGTGACGGCAATGCCGCCTGCGTCATCCTGTCGGGCACCGGTGCCGACGGGAGCCGGGGCCTGCGCGCGATCAAGGAGCATGGCGGGCTGTGCATCGCGCAGGACCCGGAAAGCGCGGCTTACGACGGCATGCCGACGGCCGCCATTTCCACCGGACTGGTCGACGTGATCGCAAGCCCGGCGGAGATGATCGATGCGCTGAAGAGCTTTTTCGAGCGCGCACCGTTACACGAAAATTTTCTCAACGAGTCAGGTGAACTGACCGACCATCTCGAAGATCTTTGCAGCATCGTGAGGGACACGAGCGGCCACGACTTTTCGCGCTACAAGAAATCGACTTTGCTCAGGCGTATAGCGCGGCGAATGCAGCTGCTCGGGGTCGACAGGCCTGCTGATTACCTCTCACGCCTGCGGGAAGACGAGAGCGAGTGCAGCGCCCTGTTCCAGGATTTGCTGATCAATGTGACGCGATTTTTCCGTGACCGCGAGCAGTTCGAAGCCCTCAACGAACTGGTGATCGAGCCCCTCGTCGCCCAATCGAAAGATCAGGACGAACTGCGCGTTTGGGTGCCCGGCTGTTCGAGCGGCGAGGAAGCCTACACGATCGCCATGCTCTTCGCGGCGGCGGCGCGGCGCCAGCGCAAGAACCCCTATGTCCAGATTTTCGCGACCGACATCGACGAAAAGATGCTCGAGATCGCGCGGTCCGCCACCTACCCGCTGGCGGCGCTGGAAGATATCCCGATACCGATGCGCGACCATTACACGGTCGGCGGGACTGATCGCTTCACCATTGCTGCGCACATTCGCGACATGGTCCGTTTCAGCCAGCACAATGTCGTGCGCGATCCGCCGTTCTCGAAAATCGACCTGATTTCCTGCCGCAACGTCCTGATCTATTTCAACGAGTCGCTGCAAAAGTCGATTATACCGCTGTTCCATTTCTCGCTCGGCGACGATGGTCGCCTGTTCCTTGGCTCATCCGAAGCGATAGGACGCTTCGAAGACTTGTTCGAAGTCATCGACCAGACTTCGCGCATCTTTCGCCGCAAGGATGTCCAGAGCCGGTATTCGCTGCAACTGGCCGGCGATACACGCAAGCCTCACAAGCGGCTGGGTGCACCCGCCGGGGAGGAGCGCCGTCCGCGCGCGAACAGCGCCGAGATCATGGCACTCCAACTCGTTGCGCGGCGCTATGCACCGGTCTCGCTTCTCGTCGACAAGGAGGGCATGCTTCTTGAGCGCTGGGGGGCGGCAGGTCGCTACCTCGACTTCCCCGAGCGCCTCGAGCGTAATGTGCATGTTCCGTCACTGGCGCGTCCGGGCCTGCGCGAACTGATTGCACCGCTGATCCGCAAGGTCTCGCAAAGCCAGCGCCGCGCCGGGGCGAACGACGTGCAGATCCGCACGGATTTCGGCACCCTCGGTGCTCGCGTGATTTGCGAGCCGCTGGAGGAGGGTTCTTTCCTCCTCGTCATCGAGGATACCAGCCCACTCGAAGTCGGCGAGACCGATTTTGACGAGTTCGACATGGAGGATGGCCAGACCCAGTTCCTGGAAGAGGAACTGCAGGCCACCCGCCACCGGCTTCGCAGTACGATCGAGGAACTCGAGACGACCAACGAGGAGCTGAAAAGCTCCAACGAAGAAATGATGTCGATGAACGAGGAGCTCCAGTCCACCAATGAGGAGCTGACCACGGTCAACGACGAGCTGAAAAACAAGGTCGACCAGCTCACCGTCGCGAATGCCGACCTCAAGAACTTCTTCGACAGCACACAGCTTCCGGTGCTTGTCGTCGATGGCGACTTGCGCCTGCGCAGCTATACCGAAGCGGCGACCGAGCTGTTCCAGGTCGATCAAACGCATATCGGAGAGATGCTGGGCGACCTGCCGAACCAGTTGGCGGGTGGCGAATACATCGAGGTCGCCGCCAGGGCGTCTCGGCGTGGCGAAAATCAGAACGCACGGGTCACGTTGGTGAAGGACCAAGCCGAATATATGTTGCGCGCGGTTCCCTATCGTCAGCTGGACGACAAGATCGACGGCGCGACACTCGTCTTCACCAATGTGACGGAAGCACTGTCGCTGGAACGCGATTTGAAGCAGGAGCGGGAACGCCTGCGCCTTGCACTCGACGTGGCGAAGATCGGCGTTTGGGAATACGAGCCGGCGACCGATATTACCGTTCTCGACGAGATGGAACGCACGCTTCTCAATATCAAGGACGACGATGCGGGCGACCGGATGGAGCCGATCCTCGCAGCGCTTCCGCCCGAGGATCGTGATCGGGTCAACCTATCTCTTCGCAGGGCGATGGACGGCGAACGTGATTTCGACGAAGTCTTCCGCGTACCTCTCGACGATGGCGGCCTGCGCTGGCTGCACGGGCTCGGCCGCCTGATCGAGGCATACGGTATTCGCAAATTCATCGGTGTGACCTTCGACATCAGCGCCGAACGCAGTGCCCTCGAACAGCGCGAGCTGATGATCCGCGAAATGAACCACCGGGTGAAGAACCTGTTTTCGGTCATCAGCGCGATGGTCTCGATCGCTGCGCGCGATGCCGATGACATCCAGGACTTCGCCGAACAATTGCGCGGCCGCATATTCGCGCTCGGCCGTTCGCATTCGCTGACCACCAGCGGCGCGGATGGTGACGGGGGGACGGTGAGCCTGAGAAGCCTGATCGAGACCGTTGTCCTACCGAGCAAGTCGTCCCAGACGGTCGATCTTAAGGGCGATAGCGTAGTCATCCCGAACAGCCAGATCACCTCGCTCGCCCTGATCCTTCACGAATGGGCGACGAATTCGACCAAGTATGGCGCCTTCGCGAACGAGAACGGCAAGCTCGAAGTCGAGTGGTCACAGAGCGGCGATTCGATCGTGCTGGACTGGGCTGAAAAGGGCCGCGCCGATGTCGACGAGAGCCAGAACAAGGCTGGTTTCGGCACCCGGCTCGTCAGCACGGCGACGCGGCAGCTGAACGGGACGATGACGACCGACCAGGCCGACGACACCTATTGCATGAAGCTCACGTTCCCGCTCGCTCAGGCGGACTGA